One Setaria viridis chromosome 7, Setaria_viridis_v4.0, whole genome shotgun sequence genomic region harbors:
- the LOC117863951 gene encoding uncharacterized protein isoform X2 translates to MSVAAPAAMVEGWEAMRQKKRRKRHREEVEVAVSSSESPRPPATPDSKTESPPLVTAETLTLTGVAAGKGRKRKKQEVAAASSLVEEAVRKEEKKKGKRSKHEAAAAATPSPSIPAAAAATAQILEVAAASSLVEEAVQKEEKKKGKRSKHEAAAATLSPSIPAGAATFQILEVAAERAAARKEQRRGKLEQGQSGQQTSPVDVHPQGGEAVVDGGVSGSKSVRRRSSGKPRVLTDQEILRMRIASLKEQPVPQGLVPAMANPNSIDQDPKYSSPFGAFFDQFCYRPERRQGRNAPSLPKTPDPPARPPPRDHLSFLSSQLTANQKAAKTTTLNTKRPPSASGSQVAVKAKEKKRPDEKMDTTKKPRKKPPLLSAAEKRSDKYRRLPLNQLVPPPRSPYNLLQERYAHDPWKVIIICMLLNLSKGDQVKKKLKGFFRRYPDAQTACTADPEKMAEYLAPLGLQRVKANRIQKLSKDYVSEEWTYITELFGVGKYAADAYAIFCAGRATEVVPEDHKLVDYWKYVCFELPTQASQNVEEAAGVTGQGNFAPAVQQIAVSC, encoded by the exons AtgtcggtggcggcgccggcggccatggtAGAGGGGTGGGAGGCGATGCggcagaagaagaggaggaagaggcacagggaggaggtggaggttgcGGTTTCTTCCTCGGAGTCTCCTCGACCTCCGGCGACTCCGGATTCGAAGACCGAGTCTCCGCCCCTAGTCACTGCCGAAACCCTAACCTTgacgggggtggcggcgggcaaggggcgcaagaggaagaagcaggaggtggcggcggcgtcttcgttggtggaggaggccgtCCGGAAGGAGGAGAAAAAGAAGGGCAAGAGAAGCAaacacgaggcggcggcggcggcaactccATCGCCGTCAatccctgcggcggcggcggccaccgcccaaatcttggaggtggcggcggcgtcttcgttggtggaggaggccgtCCAGAAGGAGGAGAAAAAGAAGGGCAAGAGAAGCaagcacgaggcggcggcggcaactctATCGCCGTCGATCCCTGCGGGGGCAGCCACCTTCCAAATCTTGGAGGTGGCCGCGGAACGGGCGGCAGCGAGGAAGGAGCAGAGACGGGGTAAGCTGGAGCAGGGGCAATCCGGCCAGCAGACATCACCCGTTGATGTCCATCCCCAAGGAGGGGAAGCAGTAGTTGATGGTGGCGTCAGTGGTAGTAAGAGTGTCAGGAGGAGAAGCAGCGGCAAGCCTCGAGTGCTGACCGATCAGGAGATCCTCAGGATGAGAATAGCGTCGTTGAAAGAACAGCCAGTGCCCCAAGGCTTGGTCCCCGCCATGGCCAATCCCAACTCCATTGATCAGGACCCCAAATATTCCTCGCCTTTTGGTGCATTCTTCGACCAGTTCTGCTACAGACCTGAACGCCGGCAAGGTCGCAATGCTCCGTCACTTCCGAAAACCCCTGATCCTCCAGCCAGGCCGCCTCCTCGAGATCACCTGTCATTTCTGTCTTCTCAGCTCACTGCAAATCAAAAGGCTGCCAAGACAACGACCTTGAACACAAAGCGACCACCCTCAGCCTCAGGTTCGCAAGTAGCGGTaaaggcaaaagaaaagaaaagacctGATGAGAAGATGGACACGACGAAGAAGCCAAGAAAGAAACCACCATTGCTTAGTGCTGCTGAGAAGCGGTCAGACAAGTACCGTCGCCTGCCGCTGAATCAGCTGGTACCCCCGCCGCGTTCCCCTTATAATCTCCTGCAGGAGAGGTACGCACATGACCCCTGGAAGGTCATTATAATATGCATGCTCCTCAACTTATCAAAAGGAGATCAG GTCAAGAAGAAATTGAAGGGCTTCTTCAGACGCTATCCTGATGCACAGACTGCATGTACAGCTGATCCTGAAAAGATGGCAGAGTATCTAGCACCTCTGGGGTTGCAGCGTGTGAAAGCAAACAGAATCCAGAAATTGTCTAAGGATTATGTTTCAGAGGAATGGACCTACATTACAGAGCTTTTTGGCGTTGGCAA GTATGCCGCTGATGCTTACGCAATCTTTTGTGCTGGAAGAGCAACAGAGGTGGTTCCAGAAGATCACAAGTTAGTTGATTACTGGAAGTATGTCTGCTTTGAGTTACCAACTCAG
- the LOC117863951 gene encoding uncharacterized protein isoform X1, which translates to MSVAAPAAMVEGWEAMRQKKRRKRHREEVEVAVSSSESPRPPATPDSKTESPPLVTAETLTLTGVAAGKGRKRKKQEVAAASSLVEEAVRKEEKKKGKRSKHEAAAAATPSPSIPAAAAATAQILEVAAASSLVEEAVQKEEKKKGKRSKHEAAAATLSPSIPAGAATFQILEVAAERAAARKEQRRGKLEQGQSGQQTSPVDVHPQGGEAVVDGGVSGSKSVRRRSSGKPRVLTDQEILRMRIASLKEQPVPQGLVPAMANPNSIDQDPKYSSPFGAFFDQFCYRPERRQGRNAPSLPKTPDPPARPPPRDHLSFLSSQLTANQKAAKTTTLNTKRPPSASGSQVAVKAKEKKRPDEKMDTTKKPRKKPPLLSAAEKRSDKYRRLPLNQLVPPPRSPYNLLQERYAHDPWKVIIICMLLNLSKGDQVKKKLKGFFRRYPDAQTACTADPEKMAEYLAPLGLQRVKANRIQKLSKDYVSEEWTYITELFGVGKYAADAYAIFCAGRATEVVPEDHKLVDYWKYVCFELPTQRTWLCFKKRR; encoded by the exons AtgtcggtggcggcgccggcggccatggtAGAGGGGTGGGAGGCGATGCggcagaagaagaggaggaagaggcacagggaggaggtggaggttgcGGTTTCTTCCTCGGAGTCTCCTCGACCTCCGGCGACTCCGGATTCGAAGACCGAGTCTCCGCCCCTAGTCACTGCCGAAACCCTAACCTTgacgggggtggcggcgggcaaggggcgcaagaggaagaagcaggaggtggcggcggcgtcttcgttggtggaggaggccgtCCGGAAGGAGGAGAAAAAGAAGGGCAAGAGAAGCAaacacgaggcggcggcggcggcaactccATCGCCGTCAatccctgcggcggcggcggccaccgcccaaatcttggaggtggcggcggcgtcttcgttggtggaggaggccgtCCAGAAGGAGGAGAAAAAGAAGGGCAAGAGAAGCaagcacgaggcggcggcggcaactctATCGCCGTCGATCCCTGCGGGGGCAGCCACCTTCCAAATCTTGGAGGTGGCCGCGGAACGGGCGGCAGCGAGGAAGGAGCAGAGACGGGGTAAGCTGGAGCAGGGGCAATCCGGCCAGCAGACATCACCCGTTGATGTCCATCCCCAAGGAGGGGAAGCAGTAGTTGATGGTGGCGTCAGTGGTAGTAAGAGTGTCAGGAGGAGAAGCAGCGGCAAGCCTCGAGTGCTGACCGATCAGGAGATCCTCAGGATGAGAATAGCGTCGTTGAAAGAACAGCCAGTGCCCCAAGGCTTGGTCCCCGCCATGGCCAATCCCAACTCCATTGATCAGGACCCCAAATATTCCTCGCCTTTTGGTGCATTCTTCGACCAGTTCTGCTACAGACCTGAACGCCGGCAAGGTCGCAATGCTCCGTCACTTCCGAAAACCCCTGATCCTCCAGCCAGGCCGCCTCCTCGAGATCACCTGTCATTTCTGTCTTCTCAGCTCACTGCAAATCAAAAGGCTGCCAAGACAACGACCTTGAACACAAAGCGACCACCCTCAGCCTCAGGTTCGCAAGTAGCGGTaaaggcaaaagaaaagaaaagacctGATGAGAAGATGGACACGACGAAGAAGCCAAGAAAGAAACCACCATTGCTTAGTGCTGCTGAGAAGCGGTCAGACAAGTACCGTCGCCTGCCGCTGAATCAGCTGGTACCCCCGCCGCGTTCCCCTTATAATCTCCTGCAGGAGAGGTACGCACATGACCCCTGGAAGGTCATTATAATATGCATGCTCCTCAACTTATCAAAAGGAGATCAG GTCAAGAAGAAATTGAAGGGCTTCTTCAGACGCTATCCTGATGCACAGACTGCATGTACAGCTGATCCTGAAAAGATGGCAGAGTATCTAGCACCTCTGGGGTTGCAGCGTGTGAAAGCAAACAGAATCCAGAAATTGTCTAAGGATTATGTTTCAGAGGAATGGACCTACATTACAGAGCTTTTTGGCGTTGGCAA GTATGCCGCTGATGCTTACGCAATCTTTTGTGCTGGAAGAGCAACAGAGGTGGTTCCAGAAGATCACAAGTTAGTTGATTACTGGAAGTATGTCTGCTTTGAGTTACCAACTCAG AGAACCTGGctttgtttcaaaaaaagaagataG
- the LOC117862942 gene encoding uncharacterized protein isoform X2 produces MAPSSPRREAPPAKSPDAPPEQKKRKTPPPHPPEAKRKPVPFQRTWPPGDEVRILEALAAHRRAHGGDLPKPAVLFAALDGHLERKGVGARKIMEKLRSFKRRYVLDAKKTAPPAGEHERRLYLLSRDVWAGDSPPKPPPVAQAKSLTPLKAQTAEDTKDSKDAIQAKSAREPAGKDLPKPRTLAEMREMYPYLVGEAMILMDPPILQELLPSIEENVARALNKKIKKARKKLTKAIKESARMKNMETPTVFLCQSTKLQLQKPTVDKKDGEDICDQGRFAQLEREVAELRQILMASQCQIKVPNGLPHRKNEVVTSKFKFEGVLPSNVPRDNLKLQGLIKPPCNAFHGRTRKIDAHSQTRHNVGGKEVVLLSVVRPHIPVGKAILENSSQSTIVGGMTLGTQWCKVFLSEVLQRDAALIHPNGEMMKLSDALKRSIAWPSSLIKDSAIKKAAPHRPSHQGH; encoded by the exons ATGGCGCCCTCGTCGCCCCGCCGCGAGGCGCCGCCGGCCAAGAGCCCCGATGCGCCGCCCGAgcaaaagaagaggaagactccgccgccgcatccgcccGAGGCCAAGCGGAAGCCCGTGCCCTTCCAGCGCACGTGGCCCCCCGGCGACGAGGTCCGCATCCTGGAGGCCCtcgccgcgcaccgccgcgcCCACGGCGGCGACCTCCCAAAGCCCGCCGTGCTCTTCGCGGCGCTCGATGGGCACCTCGAAAGGAAGGGCGTTGGCGCCAGGAAGATAATGGAGAAGCTACGCAGCTTCAAGCGCCGCTACGTTCTTGACGCCAAGAAGACCGCACCGCCGGCGGGTGAGCACGAGCGCCGCCTTTACCTCCTCTCCAGGGACGTCTGGGCCGGCGACTCCCCGCCCAAACCACCACCCGTCGCTCAGGCGAAAAGCCTCACACCGCTGAAGGCACAGACCGCCGAAGATACCAAGGACAGTAAGGACGCAATCCAAGCCAAGAGCGCCCGCGAACCAGCCGGCAAGGACTTGCCCAAGCCCAGGACTTTGGCAGAGATGCGTGAGATGTACCCCTACCTTGTTGGTGAGGCCATGATCCTCATGGATCCGCCGATCCTCCAGGAACTCCTCCCCAGCATTGAAGAGAACGTGGCCCGGGCATTGAACAAGAAGATCAAGAAGGCGAGGAAGAAGCTCACCAAGGCCATCAAGGAATCG GCAAGAATGAAAAACATGGAAACACCCACAGTTTTTCTGTGCCAATCAACTAAGCTGCAACTACAAAAGCCAACAGTGGACAAAAAGGATGGTGAGGATATTTGTGATCAAGGACGATTTGCACAACTGGAGCGTGAAGTAGCGGAATTGAGACAGATTCTCATGGCTTCTCAATGTCAG ATAAAAGTGCCAAATGGCTTGCCCCATAGAAAGAATGAGGTGGTTACATCGAAGTTTAAATTCGAGGGTGTCCTTCCAAGCAATGTCCCGCGTGATAATCTG AAACTGCAAGGGTTGATAAAGCCACCATGTAATGCGTTTCATGGTAGGACAAGGAAGATTGACGCACATAGTCAGACTCGACACAATGTG GGTGGCAAAGAGGTTGTCTTGCTTTCAGTAGTAAGACCACATATTCCAGTAGGCAAAGCTATTCTTGAAAACAGTTCTCAATCTACAATAGTAGGTGGCATGACACTTGGAACCCAATGGTGTAAGGTGTTTCTAAGTGAGGTATTGCAAAGGGATGCTGCACTGATTCACCCAAATGGGGAGATGATGAAGCTGTCAGATGCACTTAAACGTTCCATTGCATGGCCAAGTTCCCTA ATCAAAGATAGTGCCATTAAAAAGGCAGCACCTCACCGACCTTCCCATCAAG GTCATTGA
- the LOC117862942 gene encoding uncharacterized protein isoform X1 translates to MAPSSPRREAPPAKSPDAPPEQKKRKTPPPHPPEAKRKPVPFQRTWPPGDEVRILEALAAHRRAHGGDLPKPAVLFAALDGHLERKGVGARKIMEKLRSFKRRYVLDAKKTAPPAGEHERRLYLLSRDVWAGDSPPKPPPVAQAKSLTPLKAQTAEDTKDSKDAIQAKSAREPAGKDLPKPRTLAEMREMYPYLVGEAMILMDPPILQELLPSIEENVARALNKKIKKARKKLTKAIKESARMKNMETPTVFLCQSTKLQLQKPTVDKKDGEDICDQGRFAQLEREVAELRQILMASQCQGKKHEYAESGVLSVIAENQISCNIKVPNGLPHRKNEVVTSKFKFEGVLPSNVPRDNLKLQGLIKPPCNAFHGRTRKIDAHSQTRHNVGGKEVVLLSVVRPHIPVGKAILENSSQSTIVGGMTLGTQWCKVFLSEVLQRDAALIHPNGEMMKLSDALKRSIAWPSSLIKDSAIKKAAPHRPSHQGH, encoded by the exons ATGGCGCCCTCGTCGCCCCGCCGCGAGGCGCCGCCGGCCAAGAGCCCCGATGCGCCGCCCGAgcaaaagaagaggaagactccgccgccgcatccgcccGAGGCCAAGCGGAAGCCCGTGCCCTTCCAGCGCACGTGGCCCCCCGGCGACGAGGTCCGCATCCTGGAGGCCCtcgccgcgcaccgccgcgcCCACGGCGGCGACCTCCCAAAGCCCGCCGTGCTCTTCGCGGCGCTCGATGGGCACCTCGAAAGGAAGGGCGTTGGCGCCAGGAAGATAATGGAGAAGCTACGCAGCTTCAAGCGCCGCTACGTTCTTGACGCCAAGAAGACCGCACCGCCGGCGGGTGAGCACGAGCGCCGCCTTTACCTCCTCTCCAGGGACGTCTGGGCCGGCGACTCCCCGCCCAAACCACCACCCGTCGCTCAGGCGAAAAGCCTCACACCGCTGAAGGCACAGACCGCCGAAGATACCAAGGACAGTAAGGACGCAATCCAAGCCAAGAGCGCCCGCGAACCAGCCGGCAAGGACTTGCCCAAGCCCAGGACTTTGGCAGAGATGCGTGAGATGTACCCCTACCTTGTTGGTGAGGCCATGATCCTCATGGATCCGCCGATCCTCCAGGAACTCCTCCCCAGCATTGAAGAGAACGTGGCCCGGGCATTGAACAAGAAGATCAAGAAGGCGAGGAAGAAGCTCACCAAGGCCATCAAGGAATCG GCAAGAATGAAAAACATGGAAACACCCACAGTTTTTCTGTGCCAATCAACTAAGCTGCAACTACAAAAGCCAACAGTGGACAAAAAGGATGGTGAGGATATTTGTGATCAAGGACGATTTGCACAACTGGAGCGTGAAGTAGCGGAATTGAGACAGATTCTCATGGCTTCTCAATGTCAG GGTAAAAAACATGAATATGCGGAGAGTGGTGTTCTGTCAGTCATAGCTGAAAATCAGATTTCATGCAAT ATAAAAGTGCCAAATGGCTTGCCCCATAGAAAGAATGAGGTGGTTACATCGAAGTTTAAATTCGAGGGTGTCCTTCCAAGCAATGTCCCGCGTGATAATCTG AAACTGCAAGGGTTGATAAAGCCACCATGTAATGCGTTTCATGGTAGGACAAGGAAGATTGACGCACATAGTCAGACTCGACACAATGTG GGTGGCAAAGAGGTTGTCTTGCTTTCAGTAGTAAGACCACATATTCCAGTAGGCAAAGCTATTCTTGAAAACAGTTCTCAATCTACAATAGTAGGTGGCATGACACTTGGAACCCAATGGTGTAAGGTGTTTCTAAGTGAGGTATTGCAAAGGGATGCTGCACTGATTCACCCAAATGGGGAGATGATGAAGCTGTCAGATGCACTTAAACGTTCCATTGCATGGCCAAGTTCCCTA ATCAAAGATAGTGCCATTAAAAAGGCAGCACCTCACCGACCTTCCCATCAAG GTCATTGA